The Daphnia pulex isolate KAP4 chromosome 3, ASM2113471v1 genome includes a region encoding these proteins:
- the LOC124191112 gene encoding inactive pancreatic lipase-related protein 1-like isoform X2, with the protein MVVKFSRKLSEIVSENLKFHNCIILEIMNLLPLKIMFSMIIVFLCIAALNFGTTKGAAQIQQHFNSDPGPDSVLFQLFTRKNPGKPQILQLEDITLLEQSNYNSSLPTKIFVHGYGANPSQGYSSKDEYLLREDCNFISVDWTTLGSSNYVLVALNNVPIVGNTTGAFVEFLFRQGTPLSAFHLIGFSMGAHIVGNAGAFIASIGLLPRITGLDPSEYAFPLELIDNCLDITDASFVDVIHTSEISYKNAVGHVDFYPNGGFLQSGCPPRIPDTECCNHCRAVDLFAESINSPLGFKAVLCNSSDNFQNGFCNSNTQALMGEPVSTNVRGLFYLATNGQPPYAQELLTLDKL; encoded by the exons ATGGTGGTAAAATTCAGCCGAAAGCTTTCGGAAATTGTTTCGGAAAACCTTAAGTTTCATAACTGTATAATACTGGAGATTATGAACTTGCTCCCACTCAAAATAATGTTCTCGATGATCATTGTGTTCTTATGCATTGCAGCTCTAAACTTTGGAACAACGAAAG GAGCAGCACAGATacaacaacatttcaacaGTGATCCAGGTCCTGATTCTGTCTTGTTTCAACTTTTTACTCG gaaaaacccTGGTAAACCACAAATTCTTCAACTGGAAGATATTACCTTACTAGAACAGTCAAATTACAACAGCAGCCttccaacaaaaatttttgttcatgGCTATGGGGCTAATCCAAGCCAAGGCTATTCTTCTAAAGATG AATACTTGTTGCGGGAAGActgcaattttatttctgtgGACTGGACCACGCTTGGTTCAAGCAATTACGTGCTTGTCGCACTTAACAATGTTCCTATAGTTGGAAATACAACCGGAGCCTTTGTAGAATTTCTCTTTCGTCAAGGAACACCGCTGAGCGCCTTTCATCTCATTGGATTCAGCATGGGG gcTCACATTGTAGGAAATGCTGGGGCCTTTATTGCGTCAATTGGACTTTTACCAAGAATCActg GTTTGGATCCGTCAGAATATGCTTTTCCCTTAGAATTAATCGACAATTGTCTGGACATAACGGACGCATCCTTCGTGGATGTAATTCATACAAGTGAAATTTCTTATAAGAATGCCGTAGGACATGTCGATTTTTATCCTAACGGGGGTTTCCTTCAATCTGGTTGCCCACCTCGCATTCCTGATACcg AATGTTGCAACCATTGTCGTGCTGTCGACCTGTTTGCAGAATCCATCAACAGCCCATTAGGTTTTAAGGCAGTTCTCTGCAACTCCTCGGATAACTTCCAGAATGGTTTCTGTAACTCCAACACCCAAGCATTAATGGGGGAACCTGTTTCAACCAA TGTACGAGGCCTATTTTACTTAGCAACAAACGGTCAACCGCCATATGCACAAGAATTACTTACACTTGATAAGTTGTAA
- the LOC124191112 gene encoding inactive pancreatic lipase-related protein 1-like isoform X3 has translation MVVKFSRKLSEIVSENLKFHNCIILEIMNLLPLKIMFSMIIVFLCIAALNFGTTKAQIQQHFNSDPGPDSVLFQLFTRKNPGKPQILQLEDITLLEQSNYNSSLPTKIFVHGYGANPSQGYSSKDEYLLREDCNFISVDWTTLGSSNYVLVALNNVPIVGNTTGAFVEFLFRQGTPLSAFHLIGFSMGAHIVGNAGAFIASIGLLPRITGLDPSEYAFPLELIDNCLDITDASFVDVIHTSEISYKNAVGHVDFYPNGGFLQSGCPPRIPDTECCNHCRAVDLFAESINSPLGFKAVLCNSSDNFQNGFCNSNTQALMGEPVSTNVRGLFYLATNGQPPYAQELLTLDKL, from the exons ATGGTGGTAAAATTCAGCCGAAAGCTTTCGGAAATTGTTTCGGAAAACCTTAAGTTTCATAACTGTATAATACTGGAGATTATGAACTTGCTCCCACTCAAAATAATGTTCTCGATGATCATTGTGTTCTTATGCATTGCAGCTCTAAACTTTGGAACAACGAAAG CACAGATacaacaacatttcaacaGTGATCCAGGTCCTGATTCTGTCTTGTTTCAACTTTTTACTCG gaaaaacccTGGTAAACCACAAATTCTTCAACTGGAAGATATTACCTTACTAGAACAGTCAAATTACAACAGCAGCCttccaacaaaaatttttgttcatgGCTATGGGGCTAATCCAAGCCAAGGCTATTCTTCTAAAGATG AATACTTGTTGCGGGAAGActgcaattttatttctgtgGACTGGACCACGCTTGGTTCAAGCAATTACGTGCTTGTCGCACTTAACAATGTTCCTATAGTTGGAAATACAACCGGAGCCTTTGTAGAATTTCTCTTTCGTCAAGGAACACCGCTGAGCGCCTTTCATCTCATTGGATTCAGCATGGGG gcTCACATTGTAGGAAATGCTGGGGCCTTTATTGCGTCAATTGGACTTTTACCAAGAATCActg GTTTGGATCCGTCAGAATATGCTTTTCCCTTAGAATTAATCGACAATTGTCTGGACATAACGGACGCATCCTTCGTGGATGTAATTCATACAAGTGAAATTTCTTATAAGAATGCCGTAGGACATGTCGATTTTTATCCTAACGGGGGTTTCCTTCAATCTGGTTGCCCACCTCGCATTCCTGATACcg AATGTTGCAACCATTGTCGTGCTGTCGACCTGTTTGCAGAATCCATCAACAGCCCATTAGGTTTTAAGGCAGTTCTCTGCAACTCCTCGGATAACTTCCAGAATGGTTTCTGTAACTCCAACACCCAAGCATTAATGGGGGAACCTGTTTCAACCAA TGTACGAGGCCTATTTTACTTAGCAACAAACGGTCAACCGCCATATGCACAAGAATTACTTACACTTGATAAGTTGTAA
- the LOC124191112 gene encoding inactive pancreatic lipase-related protein 1-like isoform X1, translating to MVVKFSRKLSEIVSENLKFHNCIILEIMNLLPLKIMFSMIIVFLCIAALNFGTTKGMNGAAQIQQHFNSDPGPDSVLFQLFTRKNPGKPQILQLEDITLLEQSNYNSSLPTKIFVHGYGANPSQGYSSKDEYLLREDCNFISVDWTTLGSSNYVLVALNNVPIVGNTTGAFVEFLFRQGTPLSAFHLIGFSMGAHIVGNAGAFIASIGLLPRITGLDPSEYAFPLELIDNCLDITDASFVDVIHTSEISYKNAVGHVDFYPNGGFLQSGCPPRIPDTECCNHCRAVDLFAESINSPLGFKAVLCNSSDNFQNGFCNSNTQALMGEPVSTNVRGLFYLATNGQPPYAQELLTLDKL from the exons ATGGTGGTAAAATTCAGCCGAAAGCTTTCGGAAATTGTTTCGGAAAACCTTAAGTTTCATAACTGTATAATACTGGAGATTATGAACTTGCTCCCACTCAAAATAATGTTCTCGATGATCATTGTGTTCTTATGCATTGCAGCTCTAAACTTTGGAACAACGAAAGGTATGAACg GAGCAGCACAGATacaacaacatttcaacaGTGATCCAGGTCCTGATTCTGTCTTGTTTCAACTTTTTACTCG gaaaaacccTGGTAAACCACAAATTCTTCAACTGGAAGATATTACCTTACTAGAACAGTCAAATTACAACAGCAGCCttccaacaaaaatttttgttcatgGCTATGGGGCTAATCCAAGCCAAGGCTATTCTTCTAAAGATG AATACTTGTTGCGGGAAGActgcaattttatttctgtgGACTGGACCACGCTTGGTTCAAGCAATTACGTGCTTGTCGCACTTAACAATGTTCCTATAGTTGGAAATACAACCGGAGCCTTTGTAGAATTTCTCTTTCGTCAAGGAACACCGCTGAGCGCCTTTCATCTCATTGGATTCAGCATGGGG gcTCACATTGTAGGAAATGCTGGGGCCTTTATTGCGTCAATTGGACTTTTACCAAGAATCActg GTTTGGATCCGTCAGAATATGCTTTTCCCTTAGAATTAATCGACAATTGTCTGGACATAACGGACGCATCCTTCGTGGATGTAATTCATACAAGTGAAATTTCTTATAAGAATGCCGTAGGACATGTCGATTTTTATCCTAACGGGGGTTTCCTTCAATCTGGTTGCCCACCTCGCATTCCTGATACcg AATGTTGCAACCATTGTCGTGCTGTCGACCTGTTTGCAGAATCCATCAACAGCCCATTAGGTTTTAAGGCAGTTCTCTGCAACTCCTCGGATAACTTCCAGAATGGTTTCTGTAACTCCAACACCCAAGCATTAATGGGGGAACCTGTTTCAACCAA TGTACGAGGCCTATTTTACTTAGCAACAAACGGTCAACCGCCATATGCACAAGAATTACTTACACTTGATAAGTTGTAA
- the LOC124190320 gene encoding pancreatic triacylglycerol lipase-like → MLLHFFTLISTTYFSTGSEIGESESFPYDYQREVCNQADLVVYRLFTRKNPEEFQLLKLDDLDSLMSSNYNPNLPTKIYAPGWNNNGSIAYPTRDEYLLRDDCNFLIVYWSDLQSEGGVFVIQTTMKAANHTGAFIDFLVGNGTPLSNFHLIGHSAGTHLAGGAGAAVTSGKIPRITGLDPGDGPFNLNETDTRLDISDADFVDIIHTNGGDFMNGEIAFIEPIGHVDFYVNGGHKQPGCQDPDFTCCHHCRAVDLFAESINTEVGFVSLRCDSYETFLNGSCHGNDRELMGDTVSLNALGIYYLNTNDQAPWAMG, encoded by the exons ATGTTATTGCATTTCTTTACTTTAATCTCGACTACATATTTTTCCACAGGATCTGAAATCG GTGAATCTGAATCCTTTCCTTATGACTACCAGCGTGAAGTTTGCAATCAAGCTGATCTGGTGGTTTACAGACTTTTCACTCG GAAAAATCCTGAAGAATTTCAATTGTTAAAACTAGACGATTTGGATTCGCTCATGTCATCAAATTACAATCCTAATCTCCCTACTAAAATTTACGCACCTGGTTGGAATAACAACGGATCTATTGCCTATCCAACGAGAGATG aatactTACTACGAGATGactgcaattttttaatcgtCTATTGGTCTGATCTTCAATCAGAAGGCGgtgtttttgtaattcaaaCCACCATGAAAGCAGCAAACCATACGGG GGCTTTTATAGATTTCTTGGTTGGGAATGGAACGCCGCTAAGCAATTTCCATTTAATTGGCCACAGTGCCGGTACTCATCTTGCTGGAGGAGCTGGGGCTGCAGTTACTTCTGGGAAAATTCCTCGAATTACTG gTTTGGATCCAGGAGACGGTccgtttaatttaaatgaaactGACACCCGATTGGACATTAGTGATGCAGACTTTGTAGACATTATTCATACAAATGGGGGAGATTTTATGAATGGAGAAATTGCCTTTATTGAACCCATTGGTCATGTGGATTTTTATGTTAATGGAGGTCACAAGCAACCTGGTTGTCAGGATCCGGATTTta cTTGCTGCCACCATTGCCGCGCTGTGGATTTGTTTGCTGAATCCATCAACACGGAAGTTGGTTTTGTATCGCTGCGCTGCGACTCGTACGAAACATTTCTAAACGGATCGTGCCATGGAAACGACAGAGAACTTATGGGGGACACAGTTTCGTTAAA TGCCCTTGGGATTTACTATTTGAATACCAACGATCAAGCACCTTGGGCTATGGGATGA
- the LOC124191114 gene encoding pancreatic lipase-related protein 2-like isoform X2: MIKLYSLICLTLVLIIDGSSGLGIDESEPFLDDYQREVGNETDLVVYRLFTRKNPIDFQVLRLNDVDSLMASNYNPNLPTKIYAPGWDNNGSIAYPTRDEYLLRDDCNFIIVYWSDLQAGNTLFIVRTTQIAANHTGAFIDFLVENGTPLRNFHLMGHSAGTHLAGGAGATVTTGRVPRITGLDPAEGRWTLNETDTRLDVSDAEFVDIVHTNGGDISNGEIAFIEPVGHVDFYVNGGHKQPGCQDPDYTCCHHCRAVDLFAESINTEVGFVSLRCDSYESFQNGSCDGNDKELMGDTVSLNARGIFYLDTNEQEPWAMG, translated from the exons ATGATTAAGCTCTACTCGTTGATTTGCTTGACATTGGTCCTGATAATAGACGGTTCCTCCGGACTTGGAATCG ATGAATCTGAACCATTTCTTGATGATTACCAAAGAGAAGTTGGCAACGAAACTGATCTTGTTGTTTACCGGCTCTTTACTAG aaaaaatcCCATAGATTTTCAAGTGTTGAGGCTAAATGATGTAGATTCACTGATGGCATCAAATTACAACCCGAATCTCCCGACCAAAATTTATGCTCCAGGTTGGGATAACAACGGTTCCATTGCGTATCCGACAAGAGATG AGTATCTACTACGAGACGACTGTAATTTTATAATCGTCTACTGGTCTGATCTTCAGGCAGGAAATACTTTGTTTATAGTCCGCACCACCCAGATAGCAGCAAATCATACAGG GgcttttatagattttttggttgaaaacgGGACGCCATTACGCAACTTTCATTTGATGGGTCATAGTGCAGGGACTCATCTTGCTGGAGGAGCTGGAGCTACAGTTACTACAGGGAGAGTACCTCGAATTACAG GTTTGGATCCAGCGGAAGGTAGATGGACATTGAATGAAACAGATACCCGATTGGACGTCAGTGATGCAGAATTTGTCGACATTGTTCATACAAACGGAGGAGATATTTCTAATGGAGAAATTGCTTTCATTGAACCAGTTGGCCATGTTGATTTTTATGTTAATGGAGGCCACAAGCAGCCCGGTTGTCAGGATCCGGATTACA CATGCTGCCATCACTGCCGTgctgttgatttatttgcggAATCTATCAACACGGAAGTTGGTTTTGTATCACTGCGCTGTGACTCGTACGAGTCATTCCAGAACGGCTCCTGTGATGGAAACGACAAAGAGCTTATGGGAGACACAGTTTCTTTAAA TGCTCGAGGTATTTTCTATTTGGACACAAACGAACAAGAACCGTGGGCTATGGgatga
- the LOC124191114 gene encoding pancreatic lipase-related protein 2-like isoform X1, which translates to MIKLYSLICLTLVLIIDGSSGLGIADESEPFLDDYQREVGNETDLVVYRLFTRKNPIDFQVLRLNDVDSLMASNYNPNLPTKIYAPGWDNNGSIAYPTRDEYLLRDDCNFIIVYWSDLQAGNTLFIVRTTQIAANHTGAFIDFLVENGTPLRNFHLMGHSAGTHLAGGAGATVTTGRVPRITGLDPAEGRWTLNETDTRLDVSDAEFVDIVHTNGGDISNGEIAFIEPVGHVDFYVNGGHKQPGCQDPDYTCCHHCRAVDLFAESINTEVGFVSLRCDSYESFQNGSCDGNDKELMGDTVSLNARGIFYLDTNEQEPWAMG; encoded by the exons ATGATTAAGCTCTACTCGTTGATTTGCTTGACATTGGTCCTGATAATAGACGGTTCCTCCGGACTTGGAATCG CAGATGAATCTGAACCATTTCTTGATGATTACCAAAGAGAAGTTGGCAACGAAACTGATCTTGTTGTTTACCGGCTCTTTACTAG aaaaaatcCCATAGATTTTCAAGTGTTGAGGCTAAATGATGTAGATTCACTGATGGCATCAAATTACAACCCGAATCTCCCGACCAAAATTTATGCTCCAGGTTGGGATAACAACGGTTCCATTGCGTATCCGACAAGAGATG AGTATCTACTACGAGACGACTGTAATTTTATAATCGTCTACTGGTCTGATCTTCAGGCAGGAAATACTTTGTTTATAGTCCGCACCACCCAGATAGCAGCAAATCATACAGG GgcttttatagattttttggttgaaaacgGGACGCCATTACGCAACTTTCATTTGATGGGTCATAGTGCAGGGACTCATCTTGCTGGAGGAGCTGGAGCTACAGTTACTACAGGGAGAGTACCTCGAATTACAG GTTTGGATCCAGCGGAAGGTAGATGGACATTGAATGAAACAGATACCCGATTGGACGTCAGTGATGCAGAATTTGTCGACATTGTTCATACAAACGGAGGAGATATTTCTAATGGAGAAATTGCTTTCATTGAACCAGTTGGCCATGTTGATTTTTATGTTAATGGAGGCCACAAGCAGCCCGGTTGTCAGGATCCGGATTACA CATGCTGCCATCACTGCCGTgctgttgatttatttgcggAATCTATCAACACGGAAGTTGGTTTTGTATCACTGCGCTGTGACTCGTACGAGTCATTCCAGAACGGCTCCTGTGATGGAAACGACAAAGAGCTTATGGGAGACACAGTTTCTTTAAA TGCTCGAGGTATTTTCTATTTGGACACAAACGAACAAGAACCGTGGGCTATGGgatga